One genomic segment of Pandoraea sputorum includes these proteins:
- a CDS encoding four-carbon acid sugar kinase family protein: MSVLIVADDLSGAADCAIGFTNAGRRSVVSLDVDGFNASAQVVAIDTDTRRLTPGEAAARAVAAWQRLAAPGRRLYKKIDSTLRGNWVAEVAALQPLAGLAVVAPAFPATGRTVRNGEVFVRGVPLAETDTWQLEHEGQEARLAPMLSAAGMVTQTVSAETLRDELAQVTSALASIVAQARAAGVTALIVDAQTDDDLAMLARASTSLTEIFWVGSGGLARELAELPELFEVPEGATQSAEAASNMDTDNGNGRVLTLVGSLSAVSRQQCARLCEDNAVVEWVVPPAVLRAGAAHPQSAVWCERIGEAIGEGTDLLVRIGRDDAFDPAEGAQLSAALAALIAPHFTKLSGLIVTGGETARAMLSAADIGALELLSEVEPGVAVGRPANGAPMRIVTKAGAFGGEAALHSAYRHLRAAAHASVGKGG, from the coding sequence GTGAGTGTTCTGATTGTCGCCGACGATTTGTCCGGCGCTGCCGACTGTGCCATTGGCTTTACCAATGCCGGACGGCGCAGTGTGGTGTCGCTGGACGTCGACGGCTTCAATGCCTCGGCACAAGTCGTCGCCATCGACACCGACACGCGGCGTCTCACACCGGGTGAAGCGGCTGCACGCGCGGTCGCAGCCTGGCAGCGACTCGCGGCGCCGGGCCGTCGTCTGTACAAGAAAATCGACTCGACGTTGCGTGGTAACTGGGTCGCCGAAGTGGCGGCCTTACAGCCGCTCGCGGGACTGGCGGTCGTAGCGCCCGCGTTTCCCGCGACAGGACGCACCGTGCGCAACGGCGAAGTCTTCGTGCGCGGTGTGCCGCTGGCCGAGACCGACACGTGGCAGTTGGAGCATGAAGGGCAGGAAGCGCGTCTCGCACCCATGCTGAGCGCGGCCGGGATGGTCACGCAGACGGTGTCCGCCGAGACGCTGCGAGACGAACTCGCGCAGGTGACATCGGCGTTGGCCAGCATCGTCGCGCAGGCGCGTGCGGCGGGCGTGACGGCGCTGATCGTCGATGCGCAGACCGACGACGACCTTGCTATGCTTGCGCGCGCCAGCACATCGCTCACGGAGATCTTCTGGGTCGGATCGGGCGGTCTCGCTCGTGAACTGGCCGAATTGCCGGAATTGTTCGAGGTGCCGGAGGGTGCAACGCAATCGGCAGAAGCGGCGAGCAACATGGACACCGATAACGGCAACGGCCGCGTGTTGACGCTCGTCGGCAGCTTGTCGGCCGTCTCACGGCAGCAATGTGCGCGACTGTGCGAAGACAATGCGGTCGTGGAGTGGGTCGTGCCGCCTGCCGTATTGCGTGCAGGTGCTGCGCATCCGCAGAGCGCTGTGTGGTGCGAACGCATCGGCGAAGCCATCGGGGAAGGCACCGACCTGCTCGTGCGTATCGGACGCGACGATGCGTTCGATCCCGCCGAAGGCGCGCAACTCTCGGCCGCATTGGCGGCATTGATTGCGCCGCACTTCACGAAGCTATCGGGACTGATCGTCACGGGCGGTGAAACGGCCCGTGCCATGTTGAGCGCGGCGGACATCGGCGCGCTGGAACTGCTGTCGGAAGTGGAGCCGGGCGTGGCCGTCGGACGTCCCGCCAACGGTGCACCCATGCGCATTGTCACGAAGGCTGGCGCATTCGGTGGCGAAGCGGCGCTGCACAGCGCCTATCGTCACTTGCGCGCCGCGGCGCACGCGAGCGTCGGGAAGGGCGGTTGA
- a CDS encoding MEKHLA domain-containing protein has product MMPLHSDPAFFQLLADSYARLLGRPLVPQDISSEDAAEWLYEHAPFAVLAHDTAADPVFMYGNKTAQRRFGYAWDEITRLPSRLSAEAPNREERQRFLERVQRLGYETGYKGVRITKTGERFMIEEATLWQLIDDDGKLHGQAVVIPRTRDM; this is encoded by the coding sequence ATGATGCCGCTTCACTCTGATCCTGCGTTTTTTCAACTTCTGGCGGATAGCTACGCACGACTGCTTGGCCGCCCGCTCGTCCCGCAAGACATTTCCTCCGAAGACGCGGCCGAATGGCTTTACGAGCATGCACCGTTTGCCGTGCTCGCGCACGACACGGCCGCCGATCCGGTGTTCATGTACGGCAACAAGACGGCGCAGCGCCGCTTTGGTTACGCCTGGGATGAGATCACCCGTCTGCCGTCGCGCCTGTCGGCCGAAGCGCCGAACCGCGAGGAGCGTCAGCGGTTCCTCGAACGCGTTCAGCGTCTGGGCTACGAGACTGGCTACAAAGGAGTGCGCATCACCAAGACCGGTGAGCGCTTCATGATCGAAGAGGCCACGCTGTGGCAATTGATCGACGACGACGGCAAGCTGCATGGGCAGGCCGTCGTTATTCCGCGCACTCGCGATATGTGA
- the argC gene encoding N-acetyl-gamma-glutamyl-phosphate reductase translates to MSSPLVFIDGDQGTTGLQIHEQLRGRTDIRLLTLPDAHRKDPQHRAEAINSCDIAILCLPDAAAREAAASIVNPHVRVIDASSAHRTHADWVYGFPEMAKGHAARVASAKRVSNPGCYPTGAVGLLRPLVDAGLIPRDYPISINAVSGYSGRGRAGVEEHEGPNASPRSTYLVYGLELSHKHAPEIEQRSGLAFRPLFLPSYGAYRQGIVLTIPLQARLLAPGVDGRALHNALSAHYADEKFVEVMPMDAPGVVKHLNPEAMNGTNVMQLSVFAHPENGQILLAAVLDNLGKGASGAAIQNLDLMLTQ, encoded by the coding sequence ATGTCTTCTCCGCTTGTCTTTATCGATGGTGACCAGGGCACCACGGGATTGCAGATCCACGAACAACTGCGTGGACGCACCGATATTCGACTGCTCACGTTGCCGGACGCCCATCGCAAGGATCCGCAGCATCGCGCCGAGGCGATCAACAGCTGCGACATCGCCATTCTTTGTCTGCCGGACGCCGCCGCGCGCGAAGCCGCCGCGTCCATCGTCAATCCGCATGTGCGCGTGATCGATGCAAGCTCCGCGCATCGCACGCACGCCGACTGGGTGTACGGCTTTCCCGAAATGGCGAAAGGGCACGCGGCGCGTGTGGCGAGCGCCAAACGCGTGTCGAACCCCGGTTGCTATCCGACTGGTGCGGTGGGTCTGCTGCGGCCGTTGGTCGACGCCGGGCTGATCCCGCGCGACTACCCGATCAGCATCAATGCCGTGTCGGGGTATTCCGGTCGCGGGCGTGCCGGGGTCGAGGAGCACGAAGGCCCGAACGCGTCGCCGCGGTCGACGTACCTTGTGTATGGGCTGGAGTTGTCGCACAAGCACGCGCCGGAGATCGAGCAGCGCTCGGGTCTTGCGTTTCGTCCCCTGTTCCTGCCGTCGTACGGCGCGTACCGGCAAGGCATCGTGCTGACGATTCCGCTTCAGGCGCGCTTGCTGGCACCGGGCGTCGACGGCCGCGCGTTGCACAACGCTTTGTCGGCTCATTACGCCGATGAAAAATTCGTCGAAGTGATGCCGATGGACGCGCCCGGCGTTGTGAAACATCTCAATCCTGAGGCGATGAACGGCACGAACGTCATGCAACTGAGCGTGTTCGCGCACCCGGAAAACGGTCAGATCCTGCTGGCAGCGGTACTCGACAACCTCGGCAAGGGCGCGTCTGGGGCGGCGATTCAGAATCTGGACCTGATGCTCACTCAGTAG
- a CDS encoding ornithine cyclodeaminase family protein, with translation MKIIDAAATRNALAVGPLLDALNAMFVQGCEVPLRHTHVIPDPATGASVTVLIMPAWQPGGFLGIKTVNIAPANAQRNVPGLHSTYLLYDAATGVPLAQMDGNEITSRRTAAASALGAAYLAREDASHLALLGAGRVGSLVPPAHRAVRPITHVSVWDRDAQAAARVVDGLREQGFEAQVSATAKEAVANADVVTCATLATEPVVQAEWLKPGVHLDLIGSFTPQMREADDACFASATLFVDTAEALAKSGELLGPMSRGVFTKEDVRGTLADLCRDGRIRRSTQDERTVFKAVGTALEDLAAAMLVWRATQGT, from the coding sequence ATGAAAATCATCGACGCCGCCGCCACCCGCAACGCCCTCGCGGTTGGCCCGCTGCTCGACGCGCTGAACGCCATGTTCGTGCAAGGATGCGAAGTGCCGCTGCGCCATACGCACGTGATTCCCGATCCGGCGACGGGCGCGTCTGTGACCGTGCTGATCATGCCTGCCTGGCAGCCGGGCGGTTTCCTTGGCATCAAGACCGTCAACATCGCGCCGGCGAACGCCCAGAGGAACGTGCCGGGACTGCATTCAACCTATTTGCTGTACGACGCCGCGACCGGTGTGCCGCTCGCGCAGATGGACGGCAACGAGATCACGTCGCGCCGCACGGCGGCTGCTTCGGCGCTGGGGGCGGCCTATCTGGCACGCGAAGACGCGTCGCATCTCGCGCTGCTGGGCGCCGGACGCGTCGGCTCACTGGTGCCGCCCGCGCATCGTGCAGTGCGCCCCATTACACACGTGAGCGTGTGGGACCGCGATGCGCAAGCCGCTGCCCGCGTGGTCGATGGCCTGCGCGAGCAGGGCTTCGAGGCGCAGGTCAGCGCAACGGCTAAAGAGGCTGTGGCGAATGCCGACGTGGTGACGTGCGCCACGCTCGCGACCGAGCCGGTCGTGCAGGCCGAATGGCTCAAGCCGGGCGTGCATCTGGATCTGATCGGCAGCTTCACGCCGCAGATGCGCGAAGCCGACGACGCTTGCTTTGCGAGTGCAACGCTGTTCGTCGACACGGCGGAAGCGCTGGCGAAGTCCGGCGAGTTGCTCGGGCCGATGTCGCGCGGCGTTTTCACGAAAGAGGACGTGCGCGGCACGCTGGCCGATCTGTGCCGCGACGGACGCATTCGCCGCAGCACACAGGACGAGCGCACGGTGTTCAAGGCCGTGGGCACCGCACTAGAAGACCTTGCTGCCGCCATGCTGGTCTGGCGAGCGACGCAGGGCACCTGA
- a CDS encoding DeoR/GlpR family DNA-binding transcription regulator, with protein sequence MKVANRREAIFKAVLSGMTDVAALCAHFGMSEATVRRDLRALADERRIVRTYGGAAAPVRMHEPEESLELRRESFREQKDAIARAAVAHVADGDTIFLDGGTTTEAMARFLAGRESVQVVTNNLLAVGALAANKVPVTLIGGDVRPSSMSVLGPLAQLALSRVSVDKAFLGADGVVAGRGLCEASAEQAWLKECIIRQSASVYVLVTANKLDRASQQHWTPLERAWTLVTDARPDDGALASFHKHPEIAVESVNG encoded by the coding sequence ATGAAAGTTGCTAACCGCCGCGAGGCGATTTTCAAAGCTGTCCTGTCGGGCATGACCGATGTGGCTGCGCTATGTGCGCACTTCGGCATGTCGGAGGCGACCGTGCGGCGCGACCTGCGCGCGCTGGCCGATGAACGCCGCATCGTGCGCACTTACGGTGGCGCGGCAGCGCCCGTACGCATGCACGAACCGGAGGAATCTCTGGAATTGCGTCGCGAGAGTTTTCGCGAACAGAAGGACGCCATCGCCCGCGCTGCCGTCGCGCACGTCGCCGACGGCGACACGATCTTCCTCGATGGCGGTACGACGACCGAAGCGATGGCGCGTTTCCTCGCGGGACGCGAGAGCGTGCAGGTCGTCACGAACAATTTGCTCGCCGTCGGTGCGCTGGCCGCCAACAAGGTGCCGGTGACGCTTATTGGCGGCGACGTGCGCCCGTCGAGTATGAGTGTGCTCGGGCCGCTGGCACAGCTAGCGCTCTCGCGGGTCTCCGTCGACAAGGCGTTTCTCGGCGCGGATGGTGTCGTCGCCGGACGCGGACTGTGCGAAGCGTCCGCCGAACAGGCGTGGCTCAAGGAATGCATCATCCGCCAGTCCGCCAGCGTCTATGTATTAGTGACGGCGAACAAACTCGATCGCGCGAGTCAGCAGCACTGGACACCGCTTGAGCGCGCATGGACGCTCGTCACCGACGCACGCCCGGACGACGGCGCGCTCGCCAGCTTCCACAAGCATCCGGAAATCGCCGTCGAATCGGTGAATGGCTGA
- the pdxA gene encoding 4-hydroxythreonine-4-phosphate dehydrogenase PdxA: MNPYLPVIGITMGDAAGVGPEIIVKSLAHESVYQQCRPVVIGDARRLEQAIAIVKQPLTVRRIKTVSEATFARGVIECIDLGLIPEDLPFGELSAIAGDAAYQYIAHAAKLAEAGEIDAICTAPLNKEALHAGGHKFPGHTEMLAHLTGVEEVSMMLVAPQLRVIHVTTHIGIIDAIRKIEPGLVQRTIERGHATLVKAGIANPRIAVCGINPHAGENGLFGYGEEEEKIVPAVQLLRERGWDIEGPLPADTLFFRAGRGDFDLVVAMYHDQGHGPVKVLGLEAGVNVTVGLQVVRTSVDHGTAFDIAGKGIADEGSLLEALRQGAELATRRG; encoded by the coding sequence ATGAACCCTTACCTCCCTGTTATCGGCATCACCATGGGTGATGCGGCGGGCGTTGGCCCCGAAATCATCGTCAAGAGTCTGGCGCATGAGAGCGTTTATCAGCAGTGCCGTCCGGTGGTGATCGGCGACGCACGTCGTCTGGAGCAAGCCATCGCCATCGTGAAGCAGCCGCTCACCGTACGTCGTATCAAGACGGTCAGTGAGGCGACGTTCGCGCGCGGTGTGATCGAATGCATCGACCTCGGTCTGATCCCGGAAGACCTGCCGTTCGGCGAACTGTCGGCGATTGCGGGCGACGCGGCGTATCAGTACATCGCGCACGCTGCGAAGCTGGCCGAAGCCGGGGAAATCGACGCGATCTGCACCGCACCGCTCAACAAGGAAGCGCTGCACGCTGGCGGTCACAAGTTCCCGGGTCACACCGAGATGCTGGCGCATCTGACGGGCGTGGAAGAAGTGTCGATGATGCTGGTCGCGCCGCAACTGCGCGTGATCCACGTGACGACGCACATCGGCATCATCGACGCGATTCGCAAGATCGAGCCGGGGCTGGTGCAGCGCACGATCGAGCGCGGTCACGCCACGCTGGTGAAGGCGGGCATTGCGAATCCGCGCATTGCCGTGTGCGGCATCAACCCGCATGCGGGCGAGAACGGGCTGTTCGGTTATGGCGAAGAGGAAGAGAAGATCGTACCCGCCGTGCAACTGCTGCGCGAGCGCGGTTGGGACATCGAAGGCCCGCTTCCGGCCGACACGCTGTTCTTCCGCGCAGGCCGTGGCGACTTCGATCTGGTCGTCGCCATGTACCACGATCAGGGCCACGGCCCGGTCAAGGTGCTGGGCCTCGAAGCAGGCGTGAACGTGACCGTCGGTCTGCAAGTCGTGCGCACGTCGGTCGATCACGGCACGGCGTTCGACATCGCAGGCAAGGGCATTGCCGACGAAGGCAGCCTGCTCGAAGCGCTGCGTCAGGGGGCTGAGCTGGCGACGCGTCGCGGCTGA
- a CDS encoding molybdopterin-dependent oxidoreductase, with amino-acid sequence MVQEVKPGFCTLCRSRCGTLNRVENDALIAVEADPSHPNGAAMCRKGRAAPELVHHPDRLTTPLRRTAPKGADDPRWKRISWDEALTEIAARLGDIRRESGAHAVAFGVTTPSGTPLSDSIDWIERFIRVFGSPNTVYATEICNWHKDFAHAFTFGCGMPTADYSQADVIMLWGHNPTSTWLSQANAIGRGRTRGARLLVVDPRKTPLAAAADAWLPVRPGTDAALALGLARRLIDDNRFDETFVRRWTNAPLLVRNDNGHFLRAQDLATPDSGAAPDAFVIWDDAASAAQIYDTTHALTRDAANRAALRGEFTVDGCDGARIVCRPAFDLLCEGLAPYDPTTVSELCGVSPEQLDAAAALFDGTQRVAYHAWSGVAQHANATQIERAIAVLYALTGSVDRRGGNRVMTRQPVNAVAQHELLSPEQQAKALGIDERPLGPPARGWVTARDTYRAILEGDPYRVRALFCFGTNVLASQADYEMARAALETLEFHVHCDLFETPSSRYADIVLPVNTPWEREGLRPGFEIDDQADALIQLRQRMVSPRGESRSDNDIVFDLAVRLGMGDAFFGGSLEAGWNHQLAPTGLDVQTLRAHPEGISRPQPQYERKYARGESGGVRGFATQTRRIELYSELLLRHGYAPVPMHVASHALTDDEACRFPLVLGSTKNGYYCHSQHRGLASLRMRAPDPVVHLHPALAQRKQIAEGDWVRVTTPAGVARFRAAFDAGVGEDVLLAEYGWWQACDSVGRRGFTMTGEQSSNYNALVTTQDIDPISGSSPLRSFRCDVARDPASDPARRPWEGLARFRVSELDAAADGVRAIAFEPLDDVGLPDYLAGQHVTVRVPIPGHLTPVTRAYSLTGPANESARRGYRIAVRHQQGRTASGEPFAGVVSGWLNTGARVGDVIELGAPSGRFVMPLQSRHPVICFAGGIGITPFLCYLESLAEQVGCGLTQTPEVWLHYANRNGATHAFRDRLAALAQQLPNVHIVNYYDAPRDVDVLGRDYASAERLSAAVVSDDLIARRARVYLCGPEPMMVAVMGGLAARGVPAFDMFKEAFRSPAAPRVDADAAWPVTFARSGRQAVWTPSHGSLLSFAESLGLSLPSGCRVGQCESCAVRVLEGEIDHMGDVALDEPGMCLACQAIPREAVVIDA; translated from the coding sequence ATGGTTCAGGAGGTCAAGCCCGGGTTCTGCACGCTTTGCAGATCCCGCTGCGGCACACTCAATCGCGTGGAAAACGATGCGCTGATCGCGGTCGAGGCCGATCCGTCGCACCCGAACGGCGCAGCCATGTGCCGCAAGGGCCGCGCCGCGCCGGAACTGGTGCATCATCCGGATCGCCTGACCACGCCGTTGCGCCGCACCGCACCCAAAGGGGCCGACGATCCGCGCTGGAAGCGCATTTCGTGGGACGAAGCGCTGACCGAGATTGCCGCGCGTCTGGGCGATATCCGTCGTGAGAGCGGGGCGCATGCTGTGGCGTTCGGCGTCACCACGCCGAGCGGCACGCCGCTGTCGGACAGCATCGACTGGATCGAGCGCTTCATCCGGGTCTTCGGCAGCCCCAACACCGTCTACGCGACGGAAATCTGCAACTGGCACAAGGACTTCGCGCACGCGTTCACGTTCGGCTGCGGCATGCCGACGGCGGACTATTCGCAGGCTGACGTCATCATGCTCTGGGGCCATAACCCGACGAGCACGTGGCTGAGCCAAGCGAACGCGATCGGACGCGGCCGCACGCGTGGCGCGCGTCTGCTCGTCGTCGATCCGCGCAAGACGCCGCTGGCCGCTGCGGCCGATGCCTGGTTACCGGTGCGTCCCGGCACAGACGCGGCGCTGGCGCTCGGGCTCGCGCGCCGTCTGATCGACGACAACCGTTTCGACGAGACCTTCGTGCGTCGCTGGACCAACGCACCCTTGCTCGTACGCAATGACAACGGACACTTTCTGCGCGCGCAAGATTTGGCGACGCCCGATTCGGGCGCTGCGCCGGACGCCTTCGTCATCTGGGATGACGCTGCCTCCGCTGCCCAAATCTACGACACGACCCATGCACTGACGCGCGACGCCGCCAATCGCGCGGCCCTGCGCGGCGAATTCACCGTCGATGGGTGCGACGGCGCGCGCATCGTCTGCCGTCCGGCTTTCGATCTGCTTTGCGAAGGCCTTGCCCCGTACGATCCGACGACCGTCAGCGAACTGTGCGGCGTGTCGCCCGAACAACTCGATGCGGCCGCTGCGCTCTTCGACGGCACGCAACGCGTCGCGTATCACGCATGGTCGGGCGTCGCTCAGCACGCGAATGCCACGCAGATCGAGCGCGCCATCGCTGTGCTCTACGCGCTTACCGGCAGCGTCGATCGACGGGGCGGCAACCGGGTGATGACGCGTCAGCCAGTGAACGCAGTCGCGCAGCACGAACTTCTGAGTCCCGAACAACAGGCAAAAGCGCTGGGCATCGACGAGCGTCCGCTGGGGCCGCCCGCACGCGGCTGGGTGACGGCACGCGACACCTATCGCGCCATCCTCGAAGGCGACCCGTATCGCGTGCGCGCGCTGTTCTGCTTCGGCACCAACGTGCTGGCGTCGCAGGCCGATTACGAGATGGCGCGTGCTGCGCTCGAAACGCTCGAATTTCACGTGCATTGCGATTTGTTCGAAACGCCGTCGTCGCGCTACGCCGATATCGTGCTGCCGGTGAATACGCCGTGGGAGCGCGAAGGCCTGCGTCCCGGCTTCGAGATCGACGATCAGGCGGACGCCCTGATTCAGTTGCGTCAGCGCATGGTGTCGCCGCGTGGCGAGTCGCGCAGCGACAACGACATCGTGTTCGATCTTGCCGTGCGGCTGGGCATGGGCGACGCATTCTTCGGCGGCAGCCTGGAAGCGGGGTGGAATCATCAACTCGCGCCGACGGGACTGGATGTGCAGACGCTGCGCGCGCATCCCGAGGGTATCTCGCGTCCGCAACCGCAATACGAACGCAAATACGCGCGCGGCGAATCCGGCGGCGTACGCGGCTTCGCGACTCAGACGCGACGTATCGAACTGTATTCCGAGCTTCTGCTGCGCCACGGCTATGCGCCGGTGCCGATGCACGTCGCTTCGCATGCACTCACCGATGACGAAGCGTGTCGTTTCCCGCTGGTGCTCGGCTCGACGAAGAACGGTTACTACTGCCATAGCCAGCATCGCGGACTGGCCAGTCTGCGCATGCGCGCGCCGGATCCGGTGGTGCATCTGCATCCCGCGCTGGCGCAGCGCAAGCAGATCGCCGAAGGCGACTGGGTTCGCGTGACGACGCCTGCCGGTGTCGCGCGTTTTCGTGCGGCATTCGACGCGGGTGTCGGAGAAGACGTGCTGCTCGCCGAGTACGGTTGGTGGCAAGCGTGCGACAGCGTCGGACGTCGCGGCTTCACGATGACGGGCGAGCAGTCGAGCAATTACAACGCACTGGTGACGACGCAGGACATCGACCCGATCAGCGGCTCGTCGCCGTTGCGCTCGTTCCGCTGCGACGTGGCGCGCGATCCCGCGAGCGATCCCGCACGTCGTCCGTGGGAAGGACTGGCGCGCTTTCGCGTCAGCGAACTCGATGCGGCTGCCGACGGCGTGCGCGCCATCGCGTTCGAACCGCTGGACGACGTGGGTCTGCCGGACTATCTCGCCGGACAGCATGTCACCGTGCGCGTCCCCATCCCCGGTCACTTGACACCGGTCACACGCGCTTACTCGCTGACCGGCCCTGCCAATGAGTCCGCGCGACGCGGCTATCGCATTGCCGTGCGACATCAGCAGGGGCGCACCGCCAGCGGCGAGCCGTTCGCGGGCGTTGTCTCCGGTTGGCTGAACACCGGCGCGCGCGTGGGCGACGTGATCGAACTCGGCGCACCGTCGGGACGCTTCGTCATGCCGCTGCAAAGCCGTCATCCGGTGATCTGCTTCGCTGGTGGTATCGGCATCACACCATTCCTCTGCTATCTGGAGTCGCTGGCGGAACAAGTCGGTTGCGGCCTGACGCAGACGCCGGAAGTCTGGCTGCACTACGCCAACCGGAACGGCGCGACGCACGCGTTTCGCGATCGTCTGGCGGCGCTGGCGCAGCAGTTGCCCAACGTGCACATCGTCAACTACTACGACGCCCCGCGCGACGTCGATGTGCTTGGGCGCGACTACGCGTCGGCCGAACGATTGTCGGCGGCGGTGGTGTCCGACGACCTGATCGCCCGCCGCGCCCGCGTTTATCTCTGCGGTCCTGAGCCGATGATGGTGGCGGTGATGGGCGGGCTGGCTGCGCGTGGCGTTCCGGCGTTCGACATGTTCAAGGAAGCGTTCCGCTCACCGGCCGCTCCGCGCGTCGATGCCGACGCGGCGTGGCCCGTCACGTTCGCCCGCTCAGGCCGTCAGGCGGTGTGGACACCGTCGCACGGCAGCCTGCTGTCGTTCGCCGAGTCGCTGGGCTTGTCGCTGCCGAGCGGGTGTCGCGTCGGGCAGTGCGAAAGCTGCGCCGTGCGTGTGCTGGAAGGTGAGATCGATCACATGGGCGACGTTGCGCTCGACGAGCCGGGCATGTGTCTGGCGTGTCAGGCCATTCCGCGCGAAGCGGTCGTGATCGACGCCTGA
- a CDS encoding LysR family transcriptional regulator: MKPTLRQIEYFVAVAETGQVMRAAERCSASQSSLTIALQNLEVIVGTPLFVRHAKGLRPTEAGERFLRHAYRILNATDDALHEARTLPDDAGGRLRLAVTETISAYLLPSVASTLSKRFPNVELTLIEGDRRELETAVLAGDVDLALLLVSNVVADGLVSHTLLRSTRRLWTNPGHPLLDKPTVTLDDVRGQRFLLLDMDEHVQTVERYWHAAHVEPVVHFRTRSIESIRSLVAQGYGVSILSDLVYRPWSIDGGRILRRDLGTGVPSMDVGLVWAERRPPQGLTERIVGALRTLIREINDRGHMGVA, encoded by the coding sequence ATGAAGCCTACCCTGCGTCAGATCGAGTATTTCGTGGCCGTGGCCGAGACCGGGCAAGTGATGCGGGCCGCCGAGCGGTGCAGCGCGTCGCAGTCGTCGCTGACGATTGCTTTGCAGAACCTGGAGGTGATTGTCGGCACGCCACTGTTCGTGCGACACGCGAAGGGATTACGTCCCACGGAAGCGGGCGAACGGTTCCTGCGGCACGCCTATCGCATCCTCAACGCGACGGACGACGCCTTGCATGAAGCCCGCACGCTGCCCGACGACGCGGGCGGGCGGCTGCGGCTGGCCGTCACGGAGACGATTTCCGCCTATTTGCTGCCGTCGGTGGCGAGCACCTTGTCCAAGCGCTTTCCCAACGTCGAACTCACGCTGATCGAGGGCGACCGTCGCGAGCTGGAAACGGCCGTGCTTGCGGGCGACGTCGATCTCGCCTTGCTGCTGGTGTCCAACGTCGTCGCCGACGGTCTCGTCTCGCACACGTTGTTGCGCTCCACGCGGCGGCTCTGGACGAACCCGGGGCATCCGCTGCTGGACAAGCCGACGGTCACGCTAGACGACGTGCGTGGGCAGCGCTTTTTGCTGCTAGACATGGACGAGCATGTGCAGACGGTCGAGCGTTACTGGCATGCGGCGCATGTCGAGCCGGTCGTGCATTTCCGCACGCGCTCGATCGAATCGATTCGCAGCCTGGTGGCGCAGGGGTATGGGGTTTCGATTCTGTCGGATCTCGTCTACCGGCCATGGTCGATCGATGGCGGACGCATTCTACGACGGGATCTCGGCACGGGCGTGCCGTCGATGGATGTGGGATTGGTGTGGGCGGAGCGACGTCCGCCGCAGGGGCTGACCGAGCGTATCGTCGGCGCGCTACGCACGCTCATCCGCGAAATCAACGATCGCGGTCATATGGGGGTGGCGTGA
- a CDS encoding 2-keto-3-deoxygluconate permease — translation MAQIRIKRGIERVPGGMMIVPLLIGSLIATFMPGMPKFFGSFTNALFTGALPILAVFYVCMGASIDVKATLYLVKKGGALFAAKVGAAIVVGIVLGHFLGEAPVTSGMFAGISTLAVVAAMNDTNGGLYMALMGQYGRSEDVGAYTIMSLESGPFLTMVTLGVAGLSAFPWPTLVGSILPLAVGMLLGNLDREMRDFLGRAVPVMIPFFALALGAGLDLHKVWQAGLLGILLGFAVVVVTGIPLYIVDRLTGGTGVAGTAAANTAGNAAAVPALIAAANPVYEEAAKSATLLVAACVVVTAIVSPILTAAVAKRAMARNTANAAGSGKGAVQ, via the coding sequence ATGGCTCAAATTCGTATCAAGCGCGGCATCGAACGCGTACCGGGCGGGATGATGATTGTCCCCCTGCTGATCGGCTCGTTGATTGCCACGTTCATGCCGGGCATGCCGAAGTTCTTCGGCTCGTTCACGAATGCGCTGTTCACGGGCGCGCTGCCGATTCTCGCGGTGTTCTACGTCTGCATGGGCGCGAGCATCGACGTGAAGGCCACGCTGTACCTCGTCAAGAAGGGGGGCGCGCTGTTCGCCGCCAAGGTGGGCGCGGCGATTGTCGTGGGCATCGTGCTGGGTCACTTCCTGGGCGAAGCGCCGGTGACGTCGGGCATGTTCGCGGGCATCTCCACGCTGGCCGTGGTCGCTGCGATGAACGACACCAACGGTGGCCTGTACATGGCGCTGATGGGCCAGTACGGCCGTTCGGAAGACGTGGGCGCGTACACGATCATGTCGCTCGAATCGGGTCCGTTCCTGACGATGGTCACGCTGGGCGTCGCCGGTTTGTCCGCGTTCCCGTGGCCGACGCTGGTCGGCAGCATTCTGCCGCTGGCCGTGGGCATGCTGCTCGGTAACCTCGATCGCGAAATGCGCGACTTCCTGGGCCGCGCTGTCCCCGTCATGATTCCGTTCTTCGCGCTGGCGCTCGGCGCTGGCCTCGATCTGCACAAGGTCTGGCAAGCGGGTCTGCTGGGCATCCTGCTCGGTTTCGCCGTCGTTGTCGTAACGGGCATTCCGCTCTATATCGTCGACCGCCTGACGGGCGGCACGGGCGTGGCCGGTACGGCCGCTGCCAACACGGCAGGGAATGCGGCGGCGGTGCCTGCGCTGATCGCGGCCGCGAACCCCGTCTACGAAGAAGCCGCCAAGAGCGCGACGCTGCTCGTGGCAGCATGCGTGGTGGTGACCGCCATCGTCTCGCCGATTCTGACGGCGGCCGTCGCCAAGCGTGCGATGGCGCGCAACACGGCAAACGCAGCGGGCTCGGGTAAGGGAGCGGTGCAGTGA